In the genome of Thermoplasma sp. Kam2015, the window ATAATGTATATAAGATACAATATTAATATGGTATAATACCATATCTACCAACGAAAGAATTGAAAATTTCGGTAAGCCTCATTTTTTGACTTTGTTTAAATACCCTTACCGACATTTTCTTATATAAATAAATTATGTAGCGAAATTATATACATATATCAACTACTAGCCATTAAAAAATTATGAAAAACTCTTTAATTTTATAGCTCTCACGCGCATAAATATGGGTAATGTTTTTATGGATCTTTTCGCTGCCCGCCACTATGCGGTTCAGACCGTAAAAAGGAATCGATATCTTGATAAAAGGATCGAGGATTCAAGACCATTGACCTTCAACGACCATTCCTAGCTCTCTGCACATCGATCGAACGTAGATCAACGGTACGGGATATCATAAGGACGCTACCTATGTGATATTATTCTGTCTAATATATCCCAAGGCAAGGAACAAAGCTATGCCACACATATGAGCAAAGTCCTATGAAGGGATGGTAGAATATGACCACATGGTACAGGGATGGGTGTTTTCCTGGAAAGGAATGAAGCAAATTATGATCCAACATTTTTCTTGGGAAAATTTTTAAATGAATATAGTATGGAACGGATGGTATGTTCGATGACGATTTTTCCAATCTTCCGGAGAAGATCAGGGATATCGTACTGGCTTTAGACGCCGAAGAAAGAGAGATCGATCGCATCCTATCTGAGGTGGAGAATGGTGAAACAGGCGAGATCGACGAAGGTAAATGGGTAAGGCTTTGGATCGATTTTCCATTTCGCCACTGGCCGTTCTGGCCTATCGCTTCCCGTTTGATCCGATCCGATGTGAACGTGGTTCCAGGGTATTACGGAATAAAAGGCGAGTGTAGCGATACGCTTCTAGTCCTTGTTGAACCGAGGATTATAGCGTTATATCCATGGGGTTGTGATCTCGAGAGAAGGTTCAGGAGGAGGATGGATGATGCAAGGAATCATCTGAATAGGTGCCCAGGCACCAGATACATTATATTCTGGGCATCAAACTGGGACTTCAGGGCATGGAAAAGGTATGGTGGCAGGTTCTCCAGCAGAACGGTGGTGCTTAAGCCATGGGGGTCCGCAAAGGCGTTCAGAATATGACGCAGTCATTCGCAAGGACCGATCGGGAGCATGCGTGATGCGTTTATCCCATTTCTTCGATAATTTCCGTCCTGTCATCACATTTACCGTATGCCTTGGCATCGGAGTCGCAGAAGAGGTTGACGGGATTCCGATTGCCGGCCGATGGATAGTGCAAGATCCGCTACGACGTATCCATAAATGAATCCGAAGTGAATACCGGTGGATAGAAGGAATTATGGACATGCCACATATCCTAAGATGCAAAAAATAAATTTATTTAAAAAAGGACTCCCTTTTAATGCATATGGTGCTGTTTGATGTGCTGCTCAAATTCCTGCTGCGTATCAAAACTAATGTTGCACTCCTTGCAGAGGTATTTTTCACTCGATGATGCCTGCTCGTCGCCCATATGCATCTTTGCATGATCCATCAGTTCTTCCTTGCTTTCGAATCCCATTCCACACCGATCGCATACGTATTAGGACATTACTGCCAAATAATCATGGACGGTGTATACTTAACCGTTTGCGGATAACGGCTGAATGGAAACGATGGGACATTCTAAAATGAATCCGTGGGTAGGGATTGGATCCACGACCAGAAATGGTCACTTTGCTTGTCTTCAATCCTGTCTCCTTGACTTCAACGGTTGACGGGAAAGACTTCTTAACCCTAGACCCTTATCATATCGATGAAGATAAATAGCGAATGGTGTTCTTTGTTCAGCATGGGGAGGACGGAACATAAAGATTCGGCCATGACCCTTCAGATAGTCGCCTATTCTGATGGTAAATCCTATGACGGCATTAGAGCTGGCATAAGGCAATTGCCGGTGGATAAGATCGTTATACTGCATGAAGAGACTCGTTATTTATCCGCAGGATCAGATCAAATACCTTTTAGCGTATTCACAAAGCAATTATCTGATACGCTAGGGATAGACGTAGAGGAGACGAAGATCAAATCCCAGGACCTGAATGATGTATTTACTGCGGTAAGGAATGTCATAAGGAACAACGAAGGCGCCTTCGCCAATGTCCACATGAACGTTTCAGCCGCTTCGAAACTACTGGCATGCACACCAATATCTGCAGGTTTCATTTGGAATCCAGATGTTTTATATATATGATGGTGAAATCAAAAGGTTTCCCATGTTAAAATTGGGATACAATGGGATACTCTCTGAGACAAAGATCGCCATCCTTCGCGACCTAGCAAAAGCTGGCGGAAAGGTCAGCAGTCTCGAGTCCCTTTCGGATCTTACCGGTATCGATAAGACATTATTGAGCGAGCATATTAACGGATCGGAGGATTCCCGAGGACTCGTTGAACTCGGGCTTGTTGAGGTTAATAGGTATTCTAGGGGAAGGCTGCAGATAGAGATCACAGCCCTCGGTAACATCGTATTGTTATGATGGATACTTTCAAGAACCAATAGGATCCCTTCGATACCAAATAACGTATTAAATCAAATTTGTCGTTTATCCTGACGTTTGCCGCTTAAGGGCTGTCGTACTCTATTTCATACCTAGTCTTCTAATACTTGAAATGCTTGTAAATTTCTTTACATTTTATTCCGCAGTTTCTAAACGATATCCAAACGTCTTGGTACTTGAGTGAAAACGCTGAAATCTGAATTCACGTGCGTGGATGCCGCTGCATCGGGATCGTCTTGATGCAAAGGCAGATACCTATCCGCTGAAGGCTGGCCCTAAGCTTTAACGAGAGGAAGCTGACAGAACGAATCATCCTTTTTAGTGGATGATTTCCATGTCCATGACTGTTCCGCTTTTCTTTTGATACGTTCAACGAATATCGATCAAGAAATCCAGTATATTATGTGGTATGTTTGATAATACACCTATCCGATCATCCATACGCGAAACCTATCAGATGGGGGCCTATTTTTTATCCTGCATTTTTAGAAAAACAAAGTATCTACAAAATCTTATAAATAATGATATATTTTACAAGTATGGAAGAAAAGAAGATACTCTTCTCCACTTGGGGCATGCCAGCGCAATGGAAGGACATAACATACACATACGATGAGATGAGCGTTCATGCTTGTACAACGCTAAAGCTCCTTTCAAAGAAATATGATAGAGTCATACTCTTCGTTCTCGACAGTATCGCAGATTTTAATGGAGTATCGAACTCGTCTCAATGTGGGACTTGTTATTCCCAATCCTTCAAAGATTTCATCTACTCAGGCAGCTATAGCGATGTGATCTCTTCGATAGAGGAGCGGACTAAGAAAATGTTGGCCTGCCTTGGCATAGAGGATGCAGAGGTAATAGTGCTTCCTGCCAAGGGCAAGCCCGGCGGCAGGATGCAGTTCAATGGTGATGTCAAAGATTATCTATCGATTGCCCTGCTCTCATCCTATATCCGGATCAAAGAGGATCTCAGAAGCGCTTCGCAGATCGGCCTTGACATAACGCATGGTATAAACTTCTTGCCTACGCTGACCTTTCAGGCGGTGATGACCCTGATGTATGCGGCCCTGATATCTGGGAATAACGAAAAAATATGGTTCAAGGTCTATAATTCAGATCCGGCAACCCCACTTGTAAATAACGTGGCCATAAACGTGATGTATGAGAGGGAGGTCTCCCATATATGCGTAGAAGGAAAGAATGTGGAAAGAGCTATCCGTACTAAAGGCGAGAAGTTCTCTGATTTATCGAGGCATTTCAATATGGTGTACTCCAATGAAGTATATCCCCTCATCTCCACCCTCCTCAATCCTTTCCCGCTTGCAGCTGCTAAACTGTCCTCTATATCAAAGATTGATGTTCAATGGATGTTGAATGGGTGGATAGAGAGCTCCAGCATCGATCTCGGATCGGTGTTCCATGATATCCATTACGATCCCGTAGCAATCGAGCAGGCGGTTATCGCAGACGCTTTTTTAAATAGAATGCGCGAATTCAACTGCGGGGATTGCTGCGACATTAATTTGATTGATAAAATTACGAAAGAAATATATAAAAAGGTATCACTCGAAAATTATTACATTCTAGAGCAGGAGATATCAGACATTAGAAGAAAAGCAAGCGATTATCAATGCGGTCCATGCAAACCTAATAAAAGGATAATGGTAGCACACGGTGGCTTTCAGAAAGAATGTGTTGAGGTACAAAATGATCATGTGAAGTATTGTAATTGGGATAAAATATTCGAGTTCATCAAAACGTTCGAACGCCCTCGATGATATTTTTCCTTCCTTACCTGTATACGGCGATTTTTGTCATAGATTTCCTTCGTATGCAAATCATTAATATTTTTATTCACATATCGAAGATATGTGGAAAAAATTCCACCTCTCCTCCCTCCCCTATTTTGAAAAATGGTTTATCATGGGCATAATCATAGGGATAATATCCGGCCTGGGTGCACTTGCTTTCTACTTTGCCATACGTTTGTTCGAATATCTATTCCTGGCGAGGTTCGTTGGCGTATCGGTACCAAGGCCGCTTGGAGAGGGCGGTTCCCTTGTCTTCCTCTATCACGTCCGCTACTTCTACCTTATACCGGTCTCAATTGCCCTTGGCGGGCTCTTCTCCGGCTTGATCGTCTACACATTCGCACCTGAGGCGGAGGGGCACGGTACAGATGCTGCGATAAGGGCCTTCCACAACGATCAGGGTAAGATAAGGCGCAGGATACCGCTAGTGAAGACGATCGCCTCGGCCATAACGATCGGTTCAGGCGGAAGCGCAGGCAGGGAGGGCCCAACGGCGCAGATCGCTGCTGGCCTCGGATCCATGATCGCGGATCTCTTAGGCCTGAGCGATACGGACAGGCGAATTGCGGTGGCCGTGGGCATCGGTTCCGGCATAGGGACGATATTCAAGACGCCCATAGGGGGGACGATGCTCGGCGCCGAGATACTTTACAAGAGGGATCTTGAGACGCAGGCCATATACCCATCGCTGGTCGCGAATGCCATAGGCTATTCCATCTTCGCATCTGTCGTCGGCTTTGAACCCATCTTCGGATACTACACCGGATCCTTTGACGTGGCAAGAATACCATATTACGCCATATTGGGCGTGATATCTGGACTATTCGCCATATTCTATGTCCGCTTCTTCTACTTCACTGTTTCTCTTTTCAAGAAAATGCGCATAAGCAACTACTTCAAGCCAGTCATAGGAGGAGCAGTCACAGGACTCATAGCGCTCGTATTTCCAGAGGTCATGTCCACTGGATACGGCTGGGTGGATCTGCTCATGTTCCAGAAGTTCCAGTATTTTCCCACTTTCGGCATTCCGATCATACTGCTGCTAATAGCCCTGCCCTTCATCAAGGTGTTCGCCACATCCTTCACCGTGGGCTCTGGCGGAAGCGGAGGTGTCTATGCCCCGGGCATATTCATAGGCGCCTCGCTCGGCGCAGTCACAGGGATCGCCTTCCACTATGCGACCCCAACGCTTGTGCCCATAATAACGCCCTTCGTCATCGTTGGCATGATATCATTCTTCGGAGCAGCTGGCAAAGTACCGCTTTCCGTTATACTGATGATCGTGGAGATGACGGGCAGCCTCCAGCTCCTCCCCGCAGCCATGATCGCCGTCTTCATATCCTACCTGGTCTCAGGAAAATACACGATATACCACAACCAGGTGGAGGATAGGAGGAGCTCCCCAGCGCATTTTGGAGAGTTCAACACACCAGTGCTTCTTGACATCAAGCTTGACGAGGTTACGTGCGGCGACATAAGCATAACGGACGATACAGACGTCGAAGAGGCGAAGAGAATAATGGATGAAAATAGCATATCAGCTGTTCCAGTCGTAGTCTATAAACGCCTCATCGGCGCGGTGTACCTCTTCGACATAGCGGAGATAACCAGCGGCACCGTTAAGGATTACATAAGGAGGGGCATAACGTACCTCAGGTCGTCCAACAACGCCGAGGAGGCGTGGGAGGTCATGATGAGGAATAAGACGACCTGGTGCCCAATAGTGGACAACGGCGAGTTTAAAGGCATCGTCACGCTCAAGTCCATACTTGACGCCTACCAGAAGAAGGTCATGGCAGCCAAGGATACGTCCGTATCCTTTGAGTGAGATAGCGTTAATGCAATCATGTGGAAGCTTTCATGCGCTAAATTTTTCATGAATATGATAAAATAATCATTATAAGGTAAAAATGGATTATGCTGTGTATGACTAAGAACATAGTGATAATTGGCGCAGGGGCCGGCGGCGGCATTTCGCTGAGCCAGCTGAGGCATGCGCTTAAGGACGAAGACGTCAAGATCACGCTGATCGATAAGATCGGAAGAACTGATTTCCAACCCTCATACGTTTTCCTTGCACTTGGAGAAAAACGCACGAATGATATATTCAGGGACATGTCGTCCCTGAACACCGATCGGATAAAGACTGTTAAGGATGAGGTCGTCGAGGTTGATGCAGCCAACAGGGTTGTCAAGACGACAAAGGGCAGCTACCAGTACGACTACCTCATAATGTCGCCCGGGCCGAAGATCGAAAACGCTGCCCTCAAGGGTCATGAGGCAACGCACAGCGTCTGGACCATGGAAGATTCCATCCGGCTCAGGGACAGCATAAGGG includes:
- a CDS encoding DUF6293 family protein, with translation MGRTEHKDSAMTLQIVAYSDGKSYDGIRAGIRQLPVDKIVILHEETRYLSAGSDQIPFSVFTKQLSDTLGIDVEETKIKSQDLNDVFTAVRNVIRNNEGAFANVHMNVSAASKLLACTPISAGFIWNPDVLYI
- the csx1 gene encoding CRISPR-associated CARF protein Csx1, whose product is MEEKKILFSTWGMPAQWKDITYTYDEMSVHACTTLKLLSKKYDRVILFVLDSIADFNGVSNSSQCGTCYSQSFKDFIYSGSYSDVISSIEERTKKMLACLGIEDAEVIVLPAKGKPGGRMQFNGDVKDYLSIALLSSYIRIKEDLRSASQIGLDITHGINFLPTLTFQAVMTLMYAALISGNNEKIWFKVYNSDPATPLVNNVAINVMYEREVSHICVEGKNVERAIRTKGEKFSDLSRHFNMVYSNEVYPLISTLLNPFPLAAAKLSSISKIDVQWMLNGWIESSSIDLGSVFHDIHYDPVAIEQAVIADAFLNRMREFNCGDCCDINLIDKITKEIYKKVSLENYYILEQEISDIRRKASDYQCGPCKPNKRIMVAHGGFQKECVEVQNDHVKYCNWDKIFEFIKTFERPR
- a CDS encoding chloride channel protein, translated to MWKKFHLSSLPYFEKWFIMGIIIGIISGLGALAFYFAIRLFEYLFLARFVGVSVPRPLGEGGSLVFLYHVRYFYLIPVSIALGGLFSGLIVYTFAPEAEGHGTDAAIRAFHNDQGKIRRRIPLVKTIASAITIGSGGSAGREGPTAQIAAGLGSMIADLLGLSDTDRRIAVAVGIGSGIGTIFKTPIGGTMLGAEILYKRDLETQAIYPSLVANAIGYSIFASVVGFEPIFGYYTGSFDVARIPYYAILGVISGLFAIFYVRFFYFTVSLFKKMRISNYFKPVIGGAVTGLIALVFPEVMSTGYGWVDLLMFQKFQYFPTFGIPIILLLIALPFIKVFATSFTVGSGGSGGVYAPGIFIGASLGAVTGIAFHYATPTLVPIITPFVIVGMISFFGAAGKVPLSVILMIVEMTGSLQLLPAAMIAVFISYLVSGKYTIYHNQVEDRRSSPAHFGEFNTPVLLDIKLDEVTCGDISITDDTDVEEAKRIMDENSISAVPVVVYKRLIGAVYLFDIAEITSGTVKDYIRRGITYLRSSNNAEEAWEVMMRNKTTWCPIVDNGEFKGIVTLKSILDAYQKKVMAAKDTSVSFE